A window from Fragaria vesca subsp. vesca linkage group LG5, FraVesHawaii_1.0, whole genome shotgun sequence encodes these proteins:
- the LOC101300829 gene encoding uncharacterized protein LOC101300829 gives MKFMNLASLINKLGRSHSKKAYEQLVHEDHDQTQRTSKKKHGSSPKVSSTFDVYVGKESKKYPVPHEYRLHPKLQELIQKYREFVLDPRSSDPIVLECSTETFEQDGSVRFRWKAGNDAVERRRSTLSLSVAAANILWLASAAQHHIVHGIAGCDVSRGNWVHDDSYPLYEASSCPFIQKEFNCVNNGRPDMDYLKYRWQPLGCNLPRFNGIDLLRRLRGKSIMFVGDSLSLNQWQSLTCMLHTAVPTAKYTSFRSGGLSTFAFPEYNVKVLFSRNAFLVDIAGTSAGRVLKLDTISPEDQKLWTGVDVMIFNTWHWWLHTGRKQAWDLIEEGGKIIGKDMDRLVAYEKALNTWATWVDSHVDPAKTKVFFQGVSPDHSNSSEWGDPKAGSCNAQTKPLPGPSYPHVHPAEKIVEKVLRTMSKPVQLLDVTTLSQLRKDGHPSFYGLGGHRASDCSHWCLAGVPDTWNILLYAALAGQ, from the exons ATGAAGTTCATGAATCTTGCAAGTCTTATCAATAAGCTGGGAAGAAGCCACTCCAAGAAGGCGTACGAACAGTTGGTTCATGAAGATCATGACCAGACCCAGAGGACGTCCAAGAAGAAGCATGGTTCATCTCCCAAAGTTTCGTCGACGTTCGATGTATATGTGGGCAAAGAGAGCAAGAAATACCCAGTTCCCCACGAGTACCGTCTACACCCAAAGCTGCAAGAACTCATCCAGAAGTACCGAGAATTCGTGTTGGATCCAAGATCTAGTGATCCGATCGTGCTTGAATGTTCTACGGAGACCTTCGAACA GGATGGCAGTGTTAGGTTTAGGTGGAAGGCTGGAAACGATGCGGTGGAAAGACGAAGGTCGACTTTGTCGTTATCGGTGGCGGCCGCTAACATTTTGTGGC TGGCTTCTGCTGCGCAGCACCATATTGTGCATGGGATTGCAGGGTGTGATGTTTCTCGGGGGAATTGGGTTCATGATGATTCATACCCTCTTTATGAAGCTTCTAGCTGCCCCTTCATTCAGAAGGAGTTTAACTGTGTAAATAATGGTCGCCCAGACATGGACTATCTCAAATACAGATGGCAGCCTCTTGGCTGTAACTTACCAAG ATTCAATGGAATTGATCTTTTGAGGAGGCTGAGAGGGAAGAGCATCATGTTTGTTGGGGACTCATTGAGTTTGAACCAATGGCAATCTCTCACTTGCATGCTTCATACTGCTGTTCCAACTGCCAAATACACATCGTTCAGGTCTGGAGGACTCTCCACATTCGCATTTCCA GAGTACAATGTTAAGGTGTTGTTCTCTCGCAACGCCTTTCTGGTGGACATAGCCGGGACAAGTGCTGGGCGAGTCCTCAAACTTGACACAATCTCACCTGAAGACCAGAAACTGTGGACAGGAGTTGATGTCATGATCTTCAACACATGGCATTGGTGGCTTCACACCGGAAGAAAGCAAGC ATGGGATCTTATTGAAGAAGGGGGCAAGATAATTGGGAAGGACATGGATAGGTTGGTTGCATATGAGAAGGCTCTCAACACTTGGGCAACATGGGTGGACTCCCATGTAGACCCTGCAAAAACCAAGGTCTTCTTCCAGGGTGTTTCCCCAGATCATTCAAA TTCATCAGAATGGGGTGATCCAAAAGCAGGAAGCTGCAATGCACAAACAAAACCGCTTCCAGGTCCAAGCTATCCTCATGTACATCCAGCAGAGAAAATAGTAGAGAAAGTATTACGCACCATGTCAAAGCCAGTCCAATTGCTTGATGTCACAACTCTTTCACAACTAAGAAAAGATGGGCACCCCTCTTTCTATGGCCTTGGTGGGCACAGAGCCTCAGACTGCAGCCATTGGTGTTTAGCTGGAGTTCCTGATACTTGGAACATTCTTCTTTATGCAGCTCTTGCAGGACAATAA